Proteins from a genomic interval of Caulobacter rhizosphaerae:
- a CDS encoding aminopeptidase P family protein: MRQTFDESTDPGFGPRHVPLIRAAMARQGLDGFLVPHEDEHQNEYLPAANDRLAWASGFTGSAGAGVILKDRAAVFVDGRYTLQVRDQVDQGVFEIRDLVEGGVPAYLETAPKGAVIGYDARLHSPQALDGLKAAAARAGAALRPVAVNPIDEAWGAERPSQPAAPVVPHPVQYAGEESASKRARVGSAVAALGADAAVITAPASIAWLFNIRGGDVIRSPLPLSQAVLRADGTARLFLDPAKVTDDLPAWLGNQVSLEAPEALDAALADLAGQKVLVDPAQSSAWYFDTLAAAGAAVVRAMDPCTLPRACKNAVEIAGTIEAHKRDGAALTRFLHWLATEGQVSPPDEKEAVAKLEAFREATGVLKDLSFDTIGAANGHGALPHYRPTERSNERAAMGSLLLVDSGGQYLDGTTDVTRTVAIGEPTAEMVTRNTLVLKGHLAIARLRFPAGTTGSAIDAFARAALWSHGLDYDHGTGHGVGVYLGVHEGPQRISKAPNTIALQPGMIVSNEPGYYKDGEYGIRIENLEVVMPAEAVGTGDRPMHRFHALTLAPIDRRLVDKSLLSPEEIAQFDAYHARVVREIGPLVDGEIRAWLEAVCAPL, encoded by the coding sequence ATGCGCCAGACCTTCGATGAATCCACCGATCCGGGCTTCGGTCCCCGCCACGTTCCCCTGATCCGCGCCGCCATGGCCCGCCAGGGCCTGGACGGCTTCCTCGTGCCGCACGAGGACGAGCACCAAAACGAGTACCTGCCCGCCGCCAACGACCGCCTGGCCTGGGCCAGCGGCTTCACCGGTTCGGCCGGGGCCGGGGTAATCCTCAAGGACCGGGCCGCCGTGTTCGTCGATGGCCGCTACACCCTGCAGGTGCGCGACCAGGTCGACCAAGGCGTGTTCGAGATCCGCGACTTGGTCGAGGGCGGCGTGCCCGCCTATCTGGAGACCGCGCCGAAGGGCGCGGTGATCGGCTATGACGCCCGCCTGCACAGCCCCCAGGCGCTGGACGGCCTGAAGGCGGCGGCCGCCCGGGCCGGCGCGGCGCTAAGGCCCGTGGCCGTCAACCCGATCGACGAGGCCTGGGGCGCCGAGCGTCCCTCCCAGCCCGCCGCGCCGGTCGTGCCGCATCCGGTGCAGTACGCCGGCGAGGAGTCCGCCTCCAAGCGCGCCCGCGTCGGCTCGGCCGTCGCGGCCCTGGGCGCGGACGCCGCCGTGATCACCGCCCCCGCCTCGATCGCCTGGCTGTTCAACATCCGCGGCGGCGACGTCATCCGCTCGCCCCTGCCGCTGTCCCAGGCGGTGCTGCGCGCCGACGGCACGGCGCGGCTGTTCCTCGACCCCGCCAAGGTCACTGATGACCTGCCCGCCTGGCTGGGCAACCAGGTGTCGCTGGAAGCGCCCGAAGCGCTCGACGCCGCTCTGGCCGACCTCGCGGGCCAGAAGGTGCTCGTCGACCCGGCTCAATCGTCGGCCTGGTATTTCGACACCCTGGCCGCCGCCGGCGCCGCGGTGGTCCGCGCCATGGACCCCTGCACCCTGCCCCGAGCCTGCAAGAACGCGGTCGAGATCGCCGGCACGATCGAGGCCCACAAGCGGGACGGCGCGGCCCTGACCCGGTTCCTGCACTGGCTGGCCACCGAGGGCCAGGTCAGTCCGCCGGACGAGAAGGAGGCCGTGGCCAAGCTGGAGGCGTTCCGCGAGGCGACCGGCGTGCTGAAGGACCTCAGCTTCGACACCATCGGCGCAGCTAACGGCCACGGCGCCCTGCCCCACTACCGCCCGACCGAGCGCAGCAACGAACGGGCGGCCATGGGCTCGTTGCTGCTGGTCGACAGCGGCGGCCAGTACCTGGACGGCACCACCGACGTCACCCGCACGGTCGCCATCGGCGAACCGACCGCCGAGATGGTCACCCGCAACACTCTGGTCCTGAAGGGCCACCTGGCCATCGCCCGCCTGCGCTTCCCGGCCGGCACCACGGGCTCGGCCATCGACGCCTTCGCCCGCGCCGCCCTGTGGAGCCACGGCCTGGACTACGACCACGGCACCGGCCACGGGGTCGGCGTCTATCTGGGCGTGCATGAAGGCCCGCAGCGGATCAGCAAGGCGCCCAACACCATCGCCCTGCAGCCAGGCATGATCGTTTCCAACGAGCCGGGCTATTACAAGGACGGCGAATACGGCATCCGCATCGAGAACCTCGAAGTGGTGATGCCGGCGGAAGCCGTCGGGACAGGCGACCGCCCGATGCACCGGTTCCACGCCCTGACTCTGGCCCCGATCGACCGGCGCCTGGTGGACAAGAGCTTGCTGAGTCCCGAGGAGATCGCCCAGTTCGACGCCTATCACGCGCGGGTCGTGCGCGAGATCGGTCCGCTGGTGGACGGCGAGATTCGCGCCTGGCTGGAAGCGGTCTGCGCGCCGCTCTGA
- the hrpB gene encoding ATP-dependent helicase HrpB, whose amino-acid sequence MTLPIHEALPALKSALAGREAAVLVAPPGAGKTTVVPLALLDEPWVAGGKIVMLEPRRLAARAAASRMAQSLGEGVGETVGFRVRLQSKVSARTRVEVVTEGVFTRMILDDPGLEGVAAVIFDEFHERSLDADLGLALARDAQGLVREDLKILLMSATLDGARISALLGDAPVVESQGRMFPVDTRYLGRDERPQATGMRLEERVVRAVERALAEEGGGLLVFLPGQGEIRRTETLLRERLRRPEVDVTPLYGALEPAEQDRAVAPAAPGRRKVVLATSIAETSLTIEGVRVVIDCGLARVPRFDPSSGLTRLETVRVSRAAADQRRGRAGRTEPGVCYRLWDEPETRALPAFARPEILEADLSNLALNLARWGARDVGDLAFLDKPPAAAFNEARILLNRLQALDGQGGLTAHGRALADMPLAPRLAHMVVRAAASGQAERGAKVAAVLSEQGLGGRDVDLRHRLESFDRDRSPRARDARILSERWARSAGRASGAATLDDALMLAEAYPERVARARGKPGEYQLAGGRGVYLEATDALARETWLAVGELGGGEARDRILLAAPLDEASLREAFADRLVAEDRLEPDAKGKVRARRLLRLGKLVVEERLLDKVDPGLVAKALLDQVAREGLSAVPLGEGAQALRRRVAFLRERDAETWPDLSDTALLGRLDEWLEPLLAGRSALSQLGDGALADAIRTLVPWDLHRRLDADAPARFTAPTGSSFAIDYAADGGPRVDVRVQELFGLTAHPTVGGAPLVLALLSPGHKPIQITKDLPGFWKGSWREVKTEMKGRYPRHVWPDDPATTAPTTRAKPRGT is encoded by the coding sequence GTGACCCTTCCCATCCACGAAGCCTTGCCGGCCTTGAAATCCGCGCTTGCCGGGCGCGAAGCCGCCGTGCTGGTCGCGCCGCCCGGCGCGGGCAAGACCACGGTCGTGCCGCTGGCCCTGTTGGACGAGCCTTGGGTCGCCGGCGGCAAGATCGTCATGCTGGAGCCGCGCCGCCTGGCCGCCCGCGCCGCCGCCTCCCGTATGGCCCAGAGCCTGGGCGAAGGCGTTGGCGAGACCGTGGGGTTCCGCGTCCGGCTGCAGTCCAAGGTCTCGGCCCGGACCCGGGTCGAGGTGGTGACCGAGGGCGTCTTCACCCGAATGATTCTCGACGATCCGGGCCTTGAGGGCGTGGCGGCGGTGATCTTCGACGAGTTCCACGAGCGCAGCCTCGACGCCGACCTCGGCCTAGCCCTGGCCCGCGACGCCCAGGGCCTGGTGCGCGAGGACCTGAAGATCCTGTTGATGTCGGCCACCTTGGACGGGGCGCGGATCTCGGCCCTGCTGGGCGACGCGCCAGTGGTCGAGAGCCAGGGACGGATGTTTCCGGTCGACACCCGCTATCTGGGCCGCGACGAGCGCCCCCAAGCAACAGGAATGCGCCTGGAGGAGCGGGTGGTTCGCGCCGTCGAACGCGCCTTGGCGGAGGAGGGCGGCGGCCTGCTGGTCTTCCTGCCCGGCCAGGGCGAGATCCGCCGGACCGAGACCCTGCTGCGCGAGCGGTTGCGGCGGCCCGAGGTTGACGTCACGCCGCTGTACGGCGCGCTGGAGCCGGCCGAGCAGGATCGGGCCGTCGCCCCCGCCGCGCCGGGCCGGCGCAAGGTGGTCCTGGCCACCTCGATCGCCGAGACCAGCCTGACCATCGAGGGCGTGCGGGTGGTGATCGATTGCGGCCTGGCCCGCGTGCCGCGCTTCGACCCGTCCAGCGGCCTGACCCGGCTGGAGACCGTGCGCGTCAGCCGCGCCGCCGCCGACCAGCGCCGGGGCCGCGCCGGCCGCACCGAGCCGGGCGTCTGCTATCGTCTGTGGGACGAGCCGGAGACCCGGGCCCTGCCGGCCTTCGCCCGCCCGGAAATCCTCGAGGCCGACCTGTCGAACCTGGCCCTGAACCTGGCCCGTTGGGGGGCGCGGGACGTGGGCGACCTGGCCTTCCTCGACAAGCCGCCGGCCGCCGCGTTCAACGAGGCGCGGATCTTGCTCAACCGCCTGCAAGCCCTGGACGGGCAGGGCGGCCTGACCGCCCACGGCCGGGCCCTGGCCGACATGCCGCTGGCCCCGCGCCTGGCCCACATGGTCGTGCGCGCCGCCGCCTCCGGCCAAGCCGAGCGGGGGGCCAAGGTCGCCGCCGTACTCAGCGAGCAGGGCCTGGGCGGCCGAGACGTCGACCTGCGCCACCGGCTGGAAAGCTTCGATCGCGACCGTTCGCCCAGGGCCCGCGACGCCCGGATCTTGTCGGAACGCTGGGCCCGCTCGGCCGGCCGAGCCTCGGGCGCCGCGACGCTGGACGACGCCCTGATGCTGGCCGAGGCCTATCCGGAACGGGTGGCCCGAGCCCGCGGCAAGCCAGGGGAATACCAGCTGGCCGGCGGGCGCGGGGTCTATCTGGAGGCCACCGACGCCCTGGCCCGCGAGACCTGGCTGGCCGTCGGCGAACTGGGCGGCGGCGAGGCCCGCGACCGCATCCTGCTGGCCGCGCCGCTGGACGAGGCCAGCCTGCGCGAGGCCTTCGCCGACCGGCTGGTGGCCGAGGACAGGCTGGAGCCGGACGCCAAGGGCAAGGTCCGTGCCCGCCGCCTGCTGCGCCTGGGAAAGCTGGTGGTCGAGGAGCGGCTGCTGGACAAGGTCGATCCGGGCTTGGTCGCCAAGGCGCTGCTGGACCAGGTCGCGCGCGAGGGACTGTCCGCCGTGCCGCTGGGCGAGGGCGCTCAGGCCCTGCGTCGCCGCGTGGCCTTCCTGCGCGAACGCGACGCCGAGACTTGGCCGGATCTGTCGGACACGGCCTTGCTTGGGCGGCTGGACGAATGGCTGGAGCCGCTGCTGGCCGGTCGCTCGGCCCTGAGCCAGCTGGGCGACGGGGCCTTGGCCGACGCCATCCGGACCCTAGTCCCCTGGGACCTGCACCGCCGGCTCGACGCCGACGCTCCAGCCCGGTTCACGGCGCCGACCGGCTCCAGCTTCGCCATCGACTACGCCGCCGACGGCGGTCCGCGCGTCGACGTGCGGGTGCAGGAGCTGTTCGGCCTGACGGCCCATCCGACCGTCGGCGGCGCGCCCCTGGTGCTGGCCCTGCTGTCGCCGGGCCACAAGCCGATCCAGATCACCAAGGACCTGCCGGGGTTCTGGAAGGGCTCTTGGCGCGAGGTGAAGACGGAGATGAAGGGCCGCTATCCGCGCCACGTCTGGCCGGACGACCCGGCGACGACGGCGCCGACGACGCGGGCCAAGCCTCGGGGCACTTAA
- a CDS encoding amino acid permease produces MWRVKSLDAILATAKKKSLHRSLGPIQLTLLGVGAIIGTGIFVLTAAAAQKAGPGMMWSFVIAGAVCAIAALCYSELASMLPVSGSAYTYTYAVMGELLAWMVGWALILEYAVAASAVSVGWSGYFLGLIENALHFHWPDALRSGPAWSMNGFIPVADFSAGVVNIPAILVALTVTALLVRGTTESARVNAILVVIKVTALTAFVILTLPVIKTGNFSPFTPNGWFGPHGTTGMGVVGAAASIFFAYVGFDAVSTAAEETKNPQRNVPIGLIGSLGICTIFYLLVAAGAVGAIGAQPVLALDGSVVQPGSAAFQAACATAANADRLVCSNEALAHVLREINWPVVGNLLGLAANLALPSVILMMIYGQTRIFFVMARDGLLPQSLANIHPKWKTPYIVTIFTGVCVAIAAAFFPVGQLADISNSGTLFAFFMVAIAVMVLRVKDPNRPRPFKTPAVWIVAPVAMVGCAGLYFNLPLESMLVLPIWGALGLVVYFAYGYRKSHVGRGITDEVHELDPDAPPTGVPGVD; encoded by the coding sequence ATGTGGCGCGTTAAGTCACTGGATGCGATTCTAGCAACGGCCAAGAAGAAGTCGCTGCATCGCTCGCTCGGCCCCATTCAGCTGACCCTGCTGGGCGTGGGCGCGATCATCGGCACGGGGATCTTCGTGCTGACCGCCGCCGCCGCCCAGAAGGCCGGCCCGGGCATGATGTGGAGCTTCGTGATCGCCGGCGCCGTCTGCGCCATCGCCGCGCTCTGCTACTCGGAACTGGCGTCGATGCTGCCCGTCTCGGGCTCGGCCTACACCTATACCTACGCCGTGATGGGCGAACTGCTGGCCTGGATGGTCGGCTGGGCGCTGATCCTGGAATATGCGGTCGCCGCCAGCGCCGTCTCGGTCGGATGGTCCGGCTATTTCCTCGGATTGATCGAGAACGCCCTCCACTTCCACTGGCCCGACGCGTTGCGATCCGGCCCCGCCTGGTCGATGAACGGCTTCATCCCGGTGGCCGACTTCAGCGCCGGCGTCGTCAACATCCCGGCCATCCTGGTGGCCCTGACCGTGACCGCCCTGCTGGTTCGCGGCACGACCGAGAGCGCCCGCGTCAACGCCATCCTGGTGGTGATCAAGGTGACGGCCCTGACCGCCTTCGTCATCCTGACCCTGCCGGTGATCAAGACCGGCAACTTCTCGCCCTTCACCCCCAACGGCTGGTTCGGCCCGCACGGGACGACGGGCATGGGCGTGGTCGGGGCGGCCGCCTCGATCTTCTTCGCCTATGTCGGCTTCGACGCGGTCTCCACCGCGGCGGAGGAAACCAAGAACCCGCAGCGCAATGTGCCGATCGGCCTGATCGGCAGCCTGGGGATCTGCACCATCTTCTACCTGCTGGTCGCCGCCGGCGCGGTCGGCGCGATCGGCGCCCAACCCGTGCTGGCCCTCGACGGCTCCGTCGTCCAGCCCGGCTCGGCCGCCTTCCAGGCCGCCTGCGCCACCGCCGCCAACGCCGACCGCCTGGTCTGCTCCAACGAGGCCCTCGCCCACGTGCTGCGCGAGATCAACTGGCCCGTCGTCGGCAACCTGCTGGGCCTGGCGGCCAACCTGGCCCTGCCTTCGGTCATCCTGATGATGATCTACGGCCAGACCCGCATCTTCTTCGTCATGGCCCGCGACGGCCTGCTGCCGCAAAGCCTGGCCAACATCCACCCGAAGTGGAAGACGCCGTACATCGTGACGATCTTCACGGGGGTCTGCGTCGCGATCGCCGCGGCCTTCTTCCCGGTGGGCCAACTGGCCGACATCTCCAACTCCGGCACCCTGTTCGCCTTCTTCATGGTGGCGATCGCGGTGATGGTGCTGCGGGTGAAGGATCCGAACCGTCCGCGTCCGTTCAAGACGCCGGCCGTCTGGATCGTGGCCCCTGTGGCCATGGTCGGTTGCGCGGGCCTCTACTTCAACCTGCCGCTGGAATCGATGCTGGTGCTGCCGATCTGGGGCGCCCTGGGCCTGGTGGTCTATTTCGCCTACGGCTATCGCAAGAGCCACGTCGGTCGCGGCATCACCGACGAGGTCCACGAGTTGGACCCCGACGCGCCGCCGACCGGCGTGCCCGGCGTGGACTGA
- a CDS encoding MBL fold metallo-hydrolase has translation MADMPIRAVIAPVTPLQQNCTIVWCAKTLKAAVIDPGGEIPRLMKAIEDQGLTLEKIWITHGHMDHAGGAAELKRLTGVPIEGPHKDDQFWIDRIQESGEMYGIPEARIFVTDRWLDDGDVVTLGETQFEVLHCPGHTPGHVIFFHRQARFAQVGDVLFKGSIGRTDFPRGSHQDLLDAITGKLWPLGDDVQFVPGHGPMSTFGAERRSNPFVGDRAIEAMALQGKAYETPVNRSPG, from the coding sequence ATGGCCGACATGCCGATCCGCGCCGTCATCGCGCCGGTCACGCCGCTGCAGCAGAACTGCACGATCGTCTGGTGCGCCAAGACCCTGAAGGCCGCGGTGATCGATCCCGGCGGCGAGATCCCGCGCCTGATGAAGGCCATCGAGGACCAGGGCCTGACCTTGGAGAAGATCTGGATCACCCACGGCCACATGGACCACGCCGGCGGCGCGGCCGAGCTCAAGCGCCTGACCGGCGTTCCGATCGAGGGTCCGCACAAGGACGACCAGTTCTGGATCGACCGCATCCAGGAGAGCGGCGAGATGTATGGGATCCCCGAGGCGCGGATCTTCGTCACCGACCGCTGGCTTGACGACGGCGACGTGGTCACCCTGGGCGAGACCCAGTTCGAGGTGTTGCACTGCCCCGGGCATACGCCCGGTCACGTGATCTTCTTCCACCGCCAGGCGCGCTTCGCCCAGGTGGGGGACGTGCTGTTCAAGGGCTCGATCGGCCGCACCGACTTCCCGCGCGGCAGCCATCAGGACCTGTTGGACGCCATCACCGGCAAGCTTTGGCCGCTGGGCGACGACGTCCAGTTCGTGCCGGGCCATGGCCCGATGTCGACCTTCGGGGCCGAGCGGCGGTCCAACCCGTTTGTCGGAGACCGGGCGATCGAGGCGATGGCCCTCCAGGGCAAGGCCTACGAGACGCCGGTCAACCGCTCGCCGGGCTAG
- a CDS encoding dockerin type I domain-containing protein: MPRLSPTALAALSFIAAASLAHAQGPRGGQDANGDGVVSAQEFEDAAKARFQRLDANHDGVIDAQELAAIQQRMEARRAEHPEAGKGGGGSAALSAMDADHDGKITEAEALAAAKARFAALDTDKNGELSQAELLARRGPPN, encoded by the coding sequence ATGCCCCGCCTATCGCCGACGGCCCTGGCCGCCCTTTCCTTCATCGCCGCCGCGAGTCTGGCCCACGCCCAGGGACCGCGTGGCGGTCAGGACGCCAATGGCGACGGCGTGGTCAGCGCCCAGGAGTTCGAGGACGCCGCCAAGGCGCGGTTCCAGCGCCTGGACGCCAACCATGACGGCGTGATCGACGCACAGGAGCTGGCCGCGATCCAGCAGCGGATGGAGGCGCGTCGCGCCGAGCATCCGGAGGCGGGCAAGGGCGGCGGCGGGAGCGCCGCCTTGAGCGCCATGGACGCCGACCACGACGGCAAGATCACCGAGGCCGAGGCCCTGGCCGCCGCCAAGGCCCGCTTCGCCGCGCTCGACACGGACAAGAACGGCGAGCTCAGCCAAGCCGAGCTGCTCGCCCGGCGCGGACCGCCGAACTAG
- a CDS encoding response regulator has translation MESSQDPATTSVAASPTGQNAHGQNTDPARGARVLIVDDDPGIRDVVADFLGRHGYTIDTASDSRTMEQALARGPVDLVVLDVMLPGEDGLAICRRLSAADGPAIIMLSAMGEETDRIVGLELGADDYLPKPCNPRELLARIRAVLRRRQEPRTVDDGMGAACEFAGWRLDLVRRELRSPQSVVVNLSSGEFSLLRAFVERPQRVLTRDQLLDLARGRESDAYDRAIDVQISRLRRKLDDGGGGELIRTIRSEGYMFTSKVTRTP, from the coding sequence ATGGAAAGTTCGCAAGATCCCGCGACGACCTCGGTCGCCGCCTCCCCGACCGGCCAGAACGCGCATGGCCAAAACACCGATCCAGCGCGCGGCGCCCGCGTCCTGATCGTCGACGACGATCCGGGCATCCGCGACGTCGTGGCCGACTTCCTGGGCCGACACGGCTACACCATCGACACCGCGTCGGACTCGCGGACCATGGAGCAGGCCCTGGCCCGCGGCCCGGTCGACCTGGTGGTTCTGGACGTCATGCTGCCGGGCGAGGACGGCCTGGCCATCTGCCGCCGCCTGTCGGCCGCCGACGGCCCGGCCATCATCATGCTTTCGGCCATGGGCGAGGAAACCGACCGCATCGTCGGCCTTGAGCTGGGGGCCGACGACTACCTGCCCAAGCCGTGCAATCCGCGCGAACTGCTGGCCCGCATCCGGGCCGTGCTGCGCCGCCGACAGGAGCCCCGCACGGTCGACGACGGCATGGGCGCGGCCTGCGAGTTCGCCGGCTGGCGCCTGGACCTGGTGCGCCGCGAACTGCGCTCCCCACAGTCGGTGGTCGTCAACCTGTCCAGCGGCGAATTCTCGCTGCTGCGCGCCTTCGTCGAGCGGCCGCAGCGGGTGCTCACCCGCGACCAGCTGCTGGACCTGGCTCGGGGCCGCGAAAGCGACGCCTACGACCGCGCCATCGACGTCCAGATCAGCCGCCTGCGCCGCAAGCTCGACGACGGCGGCGGCGGCGAGCTGATCCGCACCATCCGCAGCGAAGGCTACATGTTCACCTCGAAGGTGACCCGCACGCCATGA
- a CDS encoding ATP-binding protein, with translation MTEPVRVKGPGSAPLFVQALGLVIATLVAAQLIAIAVVFNLPPPPPEVYRLSEIVRVVKGGATVQPRDGRALLIRRHAGPIRGLVDNRRRAEFKTALARELGVDPARIEMDIDTGPRFFVRAQKRTFVQDLPRERRPRDGLGGPGGPRGDNDPGRPGGPGGPPDGFGGPPRAQRPDGPRDEPFIVGDFKLAIHQDNGRWTVVEPKPAIRFDSWQQRILLILVLSMLCVSPLAWLFARRLSGPISAFAGAAERLGRDPRAAPLELKGSAEVIAAANAFNMMQERLRRYVEDRTAMIGAVAHDLRTPLTRLRFRIEAVPDDVRAKLASDIDQMEAMIAATMAFVRDTTRPAERTRLELASLLESIIDEAAETGGQASVELGEKIVIDGDPVALRRLLTNLVENGLKYGGAVQARVRAEGRLAVIEIDDNGPGIVPAELDRVFEPFFRSEPSRNRETGGIGLGLAVVRSVARAHGGDATLHNRPEGGLRARVELPF, from the coding sequence ATGACCGAACCCGTGCGGGTGAAGGGTCCAGGCAGCGCGCCGCTGTTCGTCCAGGCCCTGGGCCTGGTCATCGCAACCCTGGTGGCGGCGCAGCTGATCGCCATCGCCGTGGTCTTCAACCTGCCGCCGCCCCCGCCCGAGGTCTACCGGCTGAGCGAGATCGTCCGCGTCGTCAAGGGCGGCGCCACGGTCCAGCCGCGCGATGGTCGCGCCCTGCTGATCCGTCGCCACGCCGGCCCCATCCGGGGCCTGGTCGACAACCGCCGCCGCGCCGAGTTCAAGACCGCTCTGGCCCGCGAGCTGGGGGTCGATCCGGCTCGGATCGAGATGGACATCGACACCGGCCCGCGTTTCTTCGTCCGCGCCCAGAAGCGCACCTTCGTCCAGGATCTGCCGCGGGAGCGCCGGCCACGGGACGGACTGGGCGGACCCGGCGGTCCGCGCGGCGACAACGATCCAGGCCGCCCCGGCGGCCCCGGTGGTCCCCCCGACGGCTTCGGCGGCCCGCCCCGCGCGCAGCGGCCCGACGGTCCGCGCGACGAGCCATTCATCGTCGGCGACTTCAAGCTGGCCATTCACCAGGACAATGGACGCTGGACGGTCGTCGAACCCAAGCCCGCCATTCGCTTCGACAGCTGGCAGCAGCGGATCCTGCTGATCCTGGTCCTGTCGATGCTGTGCGTTTCGCCCCTGGCCTGGCTGTTCGCCCGCCGCCTGTCAGGTCCGATCAGCGCCTTCGCCGGCGCCGCCGAGCGGCTGGGTCGCGACCCCCGCGCCGCGCCGCTGGAGCTGAAGGGTTCAGCCGAGGTGATCGCCGCCGCCAACGCCTTCAACATGATGCAGGAGCGCCTGCGCCGCTACGTCGAGGACCGCACCGCGATGATCGGCGCGGTGGCGCACGACCTGCGCACGCCGCTGACCCGCCTGCGCTTCCGGATCGAGGCCGTGCCGGACGATGTCCGCGCCAAGCTGGCCTCCGACATCGACCAGATGGAGGCGATGATCGCCGCCACCATGGCCTTCGTGCGCGACACCACTCGCCCGGCCGAACGGACCCGACTGGAACTGGCCTCGCTGCTGGAAAGCATCATCGACGAGGCGGCCGAGACCGGTGGCCAGGCTTCGGTGGAATTGGGCGAGAAGATCGTCATCGACGGGGACCCGGTCGCACTTCGCCGCCTGCTGACCAACCTGGTCGAGAACGGCCTGAAGTATGGCGGCGCCGTGCAGGCGCGGGTCCGCGCCGAGGGTCGCCTCGCGGTGATCGAGATCGACGACAACGGCCCCGGCATCGTCCCAGCCGAGCTGGACCGCGTTTTCGAGCCGTTCTTCCGCAGCGAACCGTCGCGCAACCGCGAGACGGGCGGGATCGGGCTGGGCCTGGCCGTCGTCCGCTCGGTGGCCCGCGCCCACGGCGGCGACGCCACCCTGCACAATCGCCCGGAAGGTGGGTTGCGCGCCCGGGTCGAGCTGCCGTTCTAG
- a CDS encoding DUF1345 domain-containing protein: MTKARMKKPESAAISRHWRLVAAGVAGLLGWLAARHLNAPVSSHILIGWDACALVYVVTTWRLFLTADEAEVRRRAAAEDEKPSGILLLVLAAILSSLVAVVVAMLNARTAGPEIKAVTAACAGVTLVLSWVVLHSVFTLHYAHRHFGDGTDKPGFLFPGEPASTYLDFVYLAFSIGATFQVSDNNVLTTKLRNLVTAQAVCAYFYNTAVLALGINIIASLVGS; this comes from the coding sequence ATGACCAAAGCTCGCATGAAAAAACCTGAAAGCGCAGCAATATCACGACATTGGCGGCTGGTGGCCGCCGGCGTGGCCGGGCTTCTGGGATGGCTGGCGGCCCGTCATTTAAATGCGCCGGTCAGCAGCCATATCCTGATCGGCTGGGACGCCTGCGCCCTTGTTTACGTTGTCACGACCTGGCGCCTCTTCCTGACGGCGGACGAGGCCGAAGTGCGTCGCCGGGCGGCGGCGGAGGATGAAAAGCCGTCGGGAATCCTGCTGCTGGTGCTGGCGGCCATCCTGTCCAGCCTCGTGGCGGTGGTGGTCGCGATGCTGAACGCGCGAACGGCCGGGCCGGAGATCAAGGCCGTCACCGCCGCCTGTGCGGGCGTCACCCTGGTGCTGTCCTGGGTGGTTCTGCATTCTGTGTTCACGTTGCACTACGCCCATCGCCACTTCGGCGACGGAACGGACAAGCCCGGCTTTCTGTTCCCGGGCGAGCCCGCCAGCACCTATCTGGACTTCGTCTATCTGGCCTTCAGCATCGGGGCGACGTTCCAGGTGTCGGACAACAATGTCCTGACGACCAAGCTGCGCAACCTCGTCACCGCCCAGGCGGTCTGCGCCTATTTCTACAACACCGCGGTCCTGGCGTTGGGGATCAATATCATCGCCAGCCTGGTGGGCAGCTAG
- a CDS encoding KGG domain-containing protein — protein MDLDTERPRGRRGFAAMDPERRREIARKGGASVPSEKRSFAKDRDLAANAGRKGGSSSRGGGRIPGRDA, from the coding sequence ATGGACCTCGACACCGAACGGCCGCGCGGCCGCCGAGGCTTCGCCGCCATGGACCCCGAACGCCGCCGCGAGATTGCGCGTAAAGGGGGGGCCAGTGTTCCCAGTGAAAAGCGCAGCTTCGCCAAGGACCGCGACCTCGCGGCCAATGCGGGCCGCAAGGGCGGCTCCTCGTCGCGCGGCGGCGGGCGGATCCCGGGCCGCGACGCGTGA